The following coding sequences lie in one Spinacia oleracea cultivar Varoflay chromosome 1, BTI_SOV_V1, whole genome shotgun sequence genomic window:
- the LOC110801631 gene encoding protein PAM68, chloroplastic — protein sequence MESCSFQRAPTLICPSTSTSTTKLSSRIPFPTSKTHQNHLSLSSKTTHLNATLRNPKGFGAPNKKIKKTPKKFNNEDEEDEDDDDYEEEDKEEGIIPEIVTNRMIKRMAFSVGIPLSIGLAFFPFFYYLKKGLSIDVPTWVPFIVSFIFFGTALLGVSYGIVSSSWDPLREGSFYGWQEAQKNWPVFWQSLRGGNGADSSKK from the coding sequence atggagtccTGCTCTTTTCAAAGAGCTCCGACATTAATTTGCCCAAGTACATCAACATCCACCACCAAACTCAGTTCCCGAATACCATTTCCCACCTCAAAAACCCACCAAAAccacctttctctctcttcaaaaaCCACCCACCTTAACGCCACTCTCAGAAATCCAAAGGGGTTTGGTGCCCCAaacaaaaagataaaaaaaactcccaaaaaattcaacaacgaagatgaagaagatgaagatgatgatgattatgaaGAAGAAGACAAAGAAGAAGGGATAATCCCAGAAATAGTGACAAACAGAATGATTAAAAGGATGGCATTTTCAGTTGGGATACCTCTGTCAATTGGGTTAGCATTTTTCCCATTCTTTTATTACTTAAAAAAAGGGTTAAGTATTGATGTGCCAACTTGGGTACCCTTCATAGTGTCCTTTATCTTCTTTGGGACTGCCCTTTTAGGGGTTAGTTATGGGATTGTGTCCTCTAGTTGGGATCCTTTAAGGGAAGGTTCTTTCTATGGTTGGCAAGAAGCTCAAAAGAATTGGCCTGTTTTCTGGCAATCTCTTAGGGGTGGTAATGGTGCTGATTCTTCTAAGAAATAA